Proteins from a genomic interval of Pseudoruegeria sp. SHC-113:
- a CDS encoding sulfotransferase family protein: protein MILSRGRGLLFIHIPKTGGTSLALALEARAMKDDILVGDTPKAVNRRKRQKGLSTKGRLWKHSTLADLDGLITAEEIDALFICTLVRNPWDRAVSYYHWLQTQSFDHPAVGLAKSLEFSPFLNHPQTRASLLQTPYGHYVTDARGRECCSKFIRLEHLDEDLLALEAHLGFSLRPLPSENASRRGRDYRAYYSEADAALVARLCAVDIGRFGYVFT, encoded by the coding sequence ATGATCCTCTCCCGCGGCCGAGGGCTGCTCTTCATCCACATCCCGAAAACCGGGGGCACCTCGCTGGCGTTGGCGCTGGAGGCGCGGGCGATGAAGGACGATATCCTCGTGGGCGACACGCCCAAGGCGGTGAACCGGCGCAAGCGGCAGAAGGGGCTTTCCACCAAGGGGCGGCTCTGGAAGCACTCCACGCTGGCCGATCTGGACGGGCTCATCACCGCCGAGGAGATCGACGCGCTGTTCATCTGCACGCTGGTGCGCAACCCGTGGGACAGGGCGGTGAGCTATTACCACTGGTTGCAGACGCAGAGCTTTGACCACCCCGCCGTGGGGCTGGCGAAATCCCTTGAGTTCAGCCCGTTCCTGAACCACCCGCAGACCCGCGCTTCGCTGCTGCAAACGCCCTATGGCCACTACGTGACGGATGCACGCGGGCGGGAATGTTGCTCCAAATTCATCCGTCTGGAACATCTGGACGAGGATCTTCTGGCGCTCGAAGCCCATCTGGGCTTTTCCCTGCGCCCGCTTCCCTCGGAGAACGCTTCGAGGCGTGGGCGCGACTACCGGGCCTATTATTCCGAAGCCGATGCCGCCCTCGTGGCCCGGCTCTGCGCGGTGGATATTGGACGATTCGGATATGTTTTCACGTAG
- a CDS encoding Hint domain-containing protein — MKRTPLGRSDSSEAAGELGTAPARTAGLVSGTKVASTLGWRPVEAIDVGDKVLTFDGGMQPVVRVERETLWKGTAACPKEQWPLRVPTGALGNQDPMFLLPDQNVLIESDTAEEVLGDPFALIPALALEGVSGIRRIRPHRVLEVITLHFETDQIVFANIGALFHCPAAAQSDLLTAEGENRYEPLPLTQACLLSDFIEREAEDFRTQNARPI, encoded by the coding sequence ATGAAAAGGACTCCCCTCGGGCGGTCCGACAGTTCCGAAGCCGCCGGTGAACTGGGCACTGCACCTGCCCGCACCGCTGGCCTCGTGAGTGGAACGAAAGTCGCCAGCACGCTCGGCTGGCGCCCCGTCGAGGCAATCGACGTGGGGGACAAGGTACTCACTTTTGACGGCGGCATGCAGCCGGTCGTCCGCGTGGAGCGCGAAACGCTCTGGAAGGGAACGGCGGCCTGCCCGAAAGAGCAGTGGCCGCTGCGCGTGCCCACCGGCGCGCTGGGCAATCAGGATCCGATGTTCCTGCTGCCCGATCAGAACGTGCTGATCGAATCCGACACCGCCGAGGAAGTTCTGGGCGATCCCTTCGCCTTGATCCCGGCGTTGGCGCTGGAAGGGGTGTCGGGCATCCGCCGCATCCGCCCGCACCGGGTGTTGGAAGTGATCACGCTGCACTTCGAAACCGACCAGATCGTTTTCGCCAACATCGGGGCCTTGTTCCATTGCCCCGCCGCCGCGCAAAGCGATCTGCTGACAGCGGAAGGTGAGAACCGCTACGAGCCGCTGCCGCTGACGCAGGCCTGCCTGCTGTCGGATTTCATCGAGCGCGAAGCCGAGGATTTCCGTACTCAGAACGCCCGCCCGATCTAA